One Salvelinus sp. IW2-2015 unplaced genomic scaffold, ASM291031v2 Un_scaffold5273, whole genome shotgun sequence genomic region harbors:
- the LOC139026617 gene encoding uncharacterized protein — translation MADESFKRASGERLHPLPTALPRIPPYCLPQEPPYCLPQTPLPLAPPQYPHCHPRSPLPPHPPCLPQIPPLPSIDPPLPAPDPPLPAPRSPHCLPNPPTAYPRSPLPDHRSASCLPPIPHCRPPDPPTAPAPDSPAAALPRIPSSARTPIPPLPFHRIPPLPAQIPTLGPPPIPSPLPFINPPTICACRPPKAPAPCHQNPQPPSPQIPPRFELHKNQPHDQCPSVVPLRPGSCPRALSGLRYSVVIPQTLACPHINETDLPTALARLKSSSHR, via the coding sequence ATCCCCTCCCTACGGCCCTTCCCAGGATCCCTCCCTACTGCCTGCCCCAGGAACCTCCCTACTGCCTGCCCCAGACTCCCCTTCCACTGGCCCCGCCCCAGTACCCCCACTGCCACCCCAGATCCCCATTGCCTCCCCATCCCCCATGCCTGCCCCAGATTCCCCCACTGCCTTCGATAGATCCCCCACTGCCTGCCCCAGATCCCCCACTGCCTGCCCCAAGATCCCCTCACTGCCTGCCCAATCCCCCCACGGCCTACCCCAGATCCCCACTGCCTGATCATAGATCCGCCAGCTGCCTGCCCCCAATCCCCCACTGCCGCCCCCCAGACCCCCCGACTGCCCCTGCCCCAGATTCCCCTGCAGCAGCCTTGCCCAGAATCCCCAGCTCAGCGCGTACCCCAATCCCCCCACTGCCTTTTCATAGAATCCCCCCACTGCCGGCCCAGATCCCCACTTTGGGTCCGCCGCCAATTCCCTCCCCACTGCCTTTCATTAATCCTCCCACAATTTGCGCCTGCCGGCCACCGAAAGCCCCAGCGCCTTGCCACCAGAATCCCCAACCGCCCTCGCCCCAGATCCCGCCCCGCTTCGAACTTCATAAGAATCAACCCCACGACCAATGCCCCTCAGTTGTCCCCCTACGACCCGGCTCTTGCCCCAGAGCCCTCTCCGGCCTTCGCTACTCTGTAGTGATTCCCCAAACACTGGCCTGCCCCCATATAAATGAGACCGATCTCCCCACTGCCCTCGCCCGACTGAAATCCTCCTCTCATAGATGA